The following coding sequences lie in one Caproicibacterium argilliputei genomic window:
- a CDS encoding prepilin peptidase — protein sequence MLANCIRFGNFPVPPVHVPILPPETVLQTLPYVQAALFIAFLAAASAEDIKTRLIPDWLSLCVALTSLLDFHLINLWGVLVGLLFLLVSVLLGGIGGGDVKLMLAVGLVLGLPGAAAAAVMGLAAMVLYYLGSKMAARLRGREASKRLPLAPFLSVGCIAAYFMIKGGLII from the coding sequence ATGCTGGCTAATTGCATTCGCTTTGGTAATTTTCCGGTGCCGCCAGTCCATGTGCCGATTCTGCCGCCCGAAACCGTATTGCAAACGCTGCCGTATGTACAGGCGGCGCTTTTTATTGCCTTTCTCGCCGCAGCATCGGCAGAAGATATCAAAACCCGGCTGATTCCCGACTGGCTGTCCCTTTGCGTCGCCCTGACGTCACTGTTGGATTTTCATTTGATAAACCTGTGGGGCGTCCTTGTCGGCCTGCTGTTCCTCCTTGTCAGCGTGCTGCTCGGAGGAATCGGCGGCGGGGACGTAAAGCTGATGCTGGCCGTCGGTCTGGTGCTTGGACTGCCCGGTGCCGCCGCAGCCGCCGTCATGGGGCTTGCGGCGATGGTGCTGTACTATCTCGGCAGCAAAATGGCTGCCCGTCTACGCGGGAGGGAGGCTTCCAAGCGCCTTCCTCTCGCGCCTTTTTTGTCGGTCGGCTGCATCGCCGCCTATTTCATGATTAAGGGAGGACTGATTATATGA
- a CDS encoding bacteriohemerythrin produces MYQWTKDLETGNATIDSEHKELIQAVNTLLEACAKGKGRAEIQDTLRFLKDYVSRHFSHEEKLQLESQYPDYANHKRYHEGFKKTVQEIATEYEQGGATIPLVAKVNQSIAGWLLNHIKREDVKVAAHIRAQQK; encoded by the coding sequence ATGTATCAGTGGACAAAAGATTTGGAAACTGGAAACGCAACCATTGATTCCGAGCATAAAGAGCTGATTCAGGCGGTCAATACGCTTCTGGAAGCGTGCGCGAAGGGCAAAGGCCGTGCCGAAATTCAGGACACCCTGCGCTTTTTAAAAGATTACGTCAGCCGCCATTTCAGCCACGAAGAAAAGCTGCAGCTGGAGTCACAGTACCCGGACTATGCGAATCACAAGCGGTATCACGAAGGGTTTAAGAAGACGGTGCAGGAGATTGCCACAGAGTATGAGCAGGGCGGCGCAACGATCCCTCTGGTGGCGAAGGTAAACCAAAGCATCGCCGGATGGCTGCTCAATCATATCAAGCGAGAAGATGTCAAGGTGGCGGCACATATTCGCGCGCAGCAGAAGTAA
- a CDS encoding YodL domain-containing protein, with amino-acid sequence MRGIRMEKDTILYYGNAAGYISNDKAVVDPLFQSKELQDFLDRQKDVTEVKWVNGTFDRLMNGQRDNREITPLKNVRIWQLKPDVDIRMKFIGYDELLERFGEPIPEHYQAAYDGTLGTNDLEEIYAKFNVEHPEGFTGHSLSMSDVVELYDEAGSEFHYVDRFGFKQIGFQPPSQTQTMQL; translated from the coding sequence ATGCGCGGGATTCGAATGGAGAAGGACACGATTCTGTATTATGGGAATGCCGCAGGATACATTTCAAATGACAAAGCCGTGGTCGATCCATTGTTTCAATCGAAAGAACTGCAAGATTTTCTCGACCGTCAGAAGGACGTGACCGAGGTGAAATGGGTAAACGGTACCTTCGACCGCCTCATGAACGGGCAGCGGGATAACCGGGAAATCACTCCGCTGAAAAATGTTCGCATTTGGCAGCTCAAACCGGATGTGGATATCCGGATGAAATTCATCGGCTACGACGAACTGTTGGAACGCTTCGGCGAGCCGATTCCCGAACATTATCAGGCGGCGTATGACGGGACTCTGGGCACCAATGATCTGGAAGAAATCTACGCCAAATTCAATGTTGAGCACCCGGAAGGCTTCACTGGGCATTCCCTCTCCATGTCGGATGTGGTGGAGCTTTATGACGAGGCCGGAAGCGAGTTTCACTATGTCGACCGCTTCGGCTTCAAACAGATCGGCTTCCAGCCTCCCTCCCAAACGCAGACCATGCAGCTATAA
- a CDS encoding AAA family ATPase, with the protein MLNFIKTGIFSRQTEELAPEPESKNQVLAVWGSPGSGKTTVSVKLAKHLADQKKNVALLLCDMTAPMLPCICPPSDLECEKSLGSILAATHVTDSLIQNNCVVHKKISHLTLIGMRKGENEYTYPPYSAAQASELIDHLRDIAPYVVIDCGSYIANDILSAVSLMAADSVLRLVNCDLKSVSYLSSQLPLLKDKKWDADKQYKAASNVKSSEASEHVEQVLGSVAFQIPHSDELFNQALAGDLFQELCLKDSRGFRKEIKKISMEVFGV; encoded by the coding sequence ATGCTGAATTTCATCAAAACCGGCATTTTCAGCCGCCAGACTGAAGAACTCGCGCCGGAGCCGGAAAGTAAAAATCAGGTGCTGGCCGTGTGGGGCAGTCCCGGTTCCGGCAAAACAACCGTGTCGGTCAAGCTGGCAAAGCATCTGGCCGACCAAAAAAAGAATGTGGCGCTGTTGCTGTGCGACATGACCGCGCCCATGCTGCCCTGCATCTGCCCGCCCTCGGATCTGGAGTGTGAAAAATCTCTCGGCAGCATTCTGGCGGCAACCCATGTGACCGACTCTCTTATCCAAAACAACTGCGTCGTTCACAAAAAAATCAGCCATCTCACCCTCATCGGAATGCGGAAAGGCGAAAACGAGTATACCTACCCGCCGTACAGCGCGGCGCAGGCGTCGGAGCTGATCGACCATCTGCGGGACATTGCCCCGTATGTCGTCATCGACTGCGGCAGTTACATCGCAAACGATATTCTCTCGGCGGTATCCCTCATGGCAGCGGATTCCGTGCTGCGGCTGGTCAACTGCGATCTAAAATCCGTCAGCTACCTTTCCAGCCAGCTTCCCCTCCTGAAAGACAAGAAATGGGACGCGGACAAGCAGTACAAAGCGGCGAGCAATGTCAAAAGCAGCGAAGCCAGCGAGCATGTGGAACAGGTTCTGGGCAGCGTCGCGTTTCAGATTCCCCATTCCGACGAGCTTTTCAATCAGGCCCTCGCCGGGGATCTGTTTCAGGAGCTGTGCCTGAAGGACAGCCGGGGTTTCCGCAAAGAAATCAAGAAAATATCCATGGAGGTGTTTGGCGTATGA
- a CDS encoding DUF1281 family ferredoxin-like fold protein: protein MPNHVANILIAHGDEKQVRAMFEAVKNDKIGIGSLDFNKIIPMPENIFRGNLGTEEFARYGKNNWYDWSVAHWGTKWNSYGYSENTPKGFDGSRIKFDTAWSSAAPVIEKLSSLYPELSFEYQWADENLGYNTGKKEYEHGKETFSFDPQGGSSEALELAAETHGIDLQDEGYLYNEKTGEYEYQEPPSMQLT, encoded by the coding sequence ATGCCGAATCATGTTGCCAACATTCTCATTGCTCACGGCGATGAGAAACAGGTCAGGGCCATGTTTGAAGCGGTCAAAAATGATAAGATCGGGATCGGCAGCTTGGACTTCAATAAGATCATCCCCATGCCGGAAAATATCTTCCGAGGAAATCTCGGCACGGAGGAATTCGCCCGGTACGGGAAAAACAACTGGTATGATTGGAGCGTCGCCCATTGGGGAACGAAATGGAACAGCTACGGCTACAGCGAGAATACGCCCAAGGGATTTGACGGCAGCCGGATCAAGTTCGACACCGCGTGGAGCAGCGCGGCTCCCGTTATTGAAAAGCTCTCTTCCTTGTATCCGGAACTTTCCTTCGAGTATCAATGGGCAGACGAAAACCTCGGGTACAATACCGGAAAAAAAGAATACGAACACGGAAAGGAAACCTTCTCCTTTGATCCGCAGGGCGGCTCTTCCGAAGCCTTGGAGCTTGCTGCGGAAACTCACGGGATCGATTTGCAGGACGAAGGGTATCTCTACAATGAAAAAACAGGCGAATACGAATATCAGGAGCCGCCCTCCATGCAACTGACATGA
- a CDS encoding type II/IV secretion system ATPase subunit produces the protein METKALRTHDLFFSPQEDAQNFDSVLRQVQEYISGKYSTLIVEGGTGEVKAQVKRYIAKYVQDNRIAVKGMTGEQLVDALYTEMAEFSFLTKYIFGTGIEEIDINSWRDIEIQYSGGRDEKLAEHFDSPEHAINVVRRMLHVSGMVLDNASPAVLGHLSKNIRIAAMKTPLVDEDVGVAASIRIVNPQNMRKEDFIKEGTATAEMLDFLTECVRYGISVCVAGATGSGKTTVAGWLLTTVPDTKRIFTIESGSRELSLVREKNGKVQNRVIHTITRDSENERQNIDQDSLLDMALRFNPEVICVGEMRSSEAYAAQEAARTGHTVLTTIHSNSCEATYRRMATLCKRKYDMADSTLMDLVTEAFPIVVFTKQLENKQRKMMEIMECEILPDGTRSFHTLFHYNITENRLDGDEFIINGYHEPVSQISDSLCRRFLENGMPQETINQFRKGGVAS, from the coding sequence ATGGAAACTAAGGCTCTGCGCACCCATGACCTGTTTTTTTCACCGCAGGAGGACGCGCAGAATTTCGACTCTGTCCTGCGTCAGGTGCAGGAGTACATCTCCGGCAAATATTCCACGCTCATCGTGGAAGGCGGCACCGGCGAGGTGAAGGCGCAGGTGAAACGGTACATCGCCAAATATGTGCAGGATAACCGCATCGCGGTCAAGGGTATGACCGGGGAGCAGCTTGTGGATGCCCTGTATACGGAAATGGCCGAGTTTTCCTTCCTTACCAAATACATCTTCGGCACCGGAATTGAGGAAATTGACATCAACAGCTGGAGGGATATTGAAATCCAGTACAGCGGCGGCAGGGACGAAAAGCTCGCGGAACATTTCGACTCGCCGGAACACGCCATCAACGTAGTACGCCGGATGCTCCACGTGTCGGGCATGGTGCTGGACAACGCCAGTCCCGCTGTCCTCGGCCACCTCAGTAAAAATATCCGGATCGCCGCCATGAAGACCCCGCTGGTGGATGAGGACGTGGGCGTGGCGGCAAGCATTCGGATTGTCAATCCCCAAAACATGCGAAAAGAGGACTTCATCAAGGAAGGCACGGCGACGGCTGAAATGCTGGATTTTCTCACCGAATGCGTGCGCTACGGGATTTCCGTCTGCGTGGCCGGGGCCACCGGTTCCGGAAAAACCACCGTGGCGGGCTGGCTTCTGACCACCGTTCCGGATACGAAACGGATCTTCACCATTGAAAGCGGCAGCCGGGAGCTTTCCCTCGTCCGGGAGAAGAACGGCAAGGTCCAGAACCGCGTTATTCACACCATTACCCGTGACAGTGAAAACGAGCGCCAGAACATCGATCAGGATTCGCTCCTCGACATGGCGCTCCGCTTTAATCCGGAGGTCATCTGCGTTGGGGAGATGAGAAGCTCCGAAGCCTACGCCGCGCAGGAGGCCGCCCGCACCGGGCATACGGTGCTGACCACCATCCATTCCAATAGTTGCGAAGCCACCTACCGCCGCATGGCTACCCTTTGCAAGCGGAAGTACGACATGGCCGACAGCACTCTCATGGATTTGGTGACCGAGGCATTCCCCATTGTGGTGTTCACCAAGCAGCTTGAGAACAAGCAGAGAAAAATGATGGAGATCATGGAATGTGAAATTCTGCCGGACGGTACCCGCAGCTTTCATACTCTGTTTCATTACAATATCACGGAGAACCGGCTGGACGGGGATGAGTTTATCATCAACGGGTACCATGAGCCGGTCAGCCAGATTTCCGACAGTCTGTGCAGGCGGTTTCTGGAAAACGGTATGCCACAGGAAACTATCAATCAATTCAGGAAAGGAGGCGTTGCTTCATGA
- a CDS encoding type II secretion system F family protein — protein sequence MTWIQLIACVGMITGFFLLLRISPMEFTNGLFGFLQNRPKSIREEINEAAHRKKPSLFRRELIEAKDILAMTGRSNRFPTACACSLLLFAIGASIAIVMGNFFLAPVMAVGFLFFPFWYIRLTASHFKKDVAAELETALSVITTAYLRNEDILTAVEENLHYLNPPVQNVFRDFLLQVKMVNPDVDAALKKLRTRIDNDVFREWCDAVADCQYDRSLKSTLTPIVSKLSDVRIVNGELDALAAEPRKEFIVMVVFVISNIPLMYALNKDWYAILMHTVPGQIILAVSAALIFLSTARVIRLTKPIEYRR from the coding sequence ATGACATGGATACAACTGATTGCCTGCGTCGGAATGATTACCGGCTTTTTTCTTTTATTGCGCATTTCCCCGATGGAGTTTACAAACGGGCTGTTCGGGTTTCTTCAGAACCGCCCCAAAAGCATCCGGGAGGAAATCAACGAGGCGGCCCATCGGAAAAAGCCGTCCCTTTTTCGCAGGGAACTGATTGAGGCGAAGGACATTCTCGCCATGACCGGCAGGAGCAACCGATTTCCAACTGCCTGCGCCTGTTCGCTGCTGCTGTTTGCCATTGGAGCGTCCATCGCCATTGTGATGGGCAACTTTTTTCTGGCTCCGGTGATGGCCGTGGGCTTTCTGTTTTTTCCCTTCTGGTACATCCGGCTGACGGCAAGCCATTTTAAAAAGGATGTCGCCGCCGAGTTGGAAACGGCGCTATCCGTCATCACCACAGCATACCTGAGAAACGAGGACATCCTGACAGCGGTGGAGGAAAACCTCCACTACCTGAATCCGCCCGTTCAAAACGTGTTTCGGGATTTTCTGCTGCAGGTCAAAATGGTGAACCCCGATGTGGATGCGGCGCTGAAAAAGCTCCGTACCAGAATCGACAACGATGTGTTCCGGGAATGGTGCGACGCTGTGGCGGACTGCCAGTACGACCGGAGTCTGAAAAGCACGCTCACGCCTATTGTTTCCAAGCTCAGCGACGTGAGGATTGTCAACGGTGAGCTGGACGCTCTCGCAGCGGAGCCGAGGAAGGAATTCATCGTCATGGTGGTGTTCGTGATCAGTAATATTCCGCTGATGTACGCTCTGAATAAGGACTGGTACGCCATCCTGATGCACACGGTGCCGGGGCAGATCATTCTGGCGGTGAGCGCCGCTCTGATCTTCCTGTCGACGGCTCGCGTGATCCGGCTGACCAAACCTATCGAGTACCGGAGGTGA
- a CDS encoding AbrB/MazE/SpoVT family DNA-binding domain-containing protein, which translates to MSNGKPVYKLIDGKGRVLIPKELRSAAGMDYGDIVRLGVTNGRVSIRKIDIIEVGDQSPDAVKAYVRAAFKTMPDDTRLSLIAELTELLKQKKEV; encoded by the coding sequence ATGAGTAACGGCAAACCCGTGTACAAGCTGATCGACGGAAAAGGCCGCGTCCTGATACCCAAAGAGCTGCGCTCCGCCGCAGGCATGGATTACGGCGACATCGTGCGCCTTGGCGTTACGAACGGCAGAGTCAGTATCCGAAAAATAGACATAATCGAAGTGGGAGATCAGTCTCCGGATGCGGTGAAAGCCTATGTCAGGGCGGCGTTTAAAACTATGCCGGACGATACCCGTCTCAGCCTGATTGCCGAACTTACGGAACTGTTGAAGCAGAAAAAGGAGGTGTGA
- a CDS encoding DUF6133 family protein has translation MTAKAALADRCGEGFIDTAIKILMAVVIGALILAGLYALFGDTILPTLTQRIKEMFNYAG, from the coding sequence ATGACTGCCAAAGCCGCCCTTGCGGACCGGTGCGGCGAAGGCTTCATTGATACGGCCATTAAAATTTTGATGGCCGTGGTTATCGGCGCGCTCATTCTCGCTGGCCTGTATGCCCTGTTCGGCGATACGATTCTGCCCACCCTGACGCAGCGCATCAAGGAAATGTTCAACTATGCTGGCTAA
- the cpaB gene encoding Flp pilus assembly protein CpaB codes for MNFFKNRTVVGVICIVLSLLICFAVTPLFNAGISQKTSIVRVTKDIKAGDQITKDMVQSVEVGGYNLPENVLKNKDSVIGKYAAADLSVGDYLLPSKLSDTTSAENAYLYSLTGEKQAISISVKTFADGLSGKLMAGDIVSVIAPDYKKQGAAVIPPELQYVEVIAVTASTGYDTDTESNDEKSSGQSSDEEKSLPSTVTLLATPEQSKILAMLEADGTMHLSLVYRGDKENADEFLKAQDDALAKLYPEESTGEKTESEASSDTGSSTAGQGAD; via the coding sequence ATGAACTTTTTCAAAAACAGAACCGTCGTCGGTGTGATCTGCATTGTGCTTTCTCTGCTGATCTGCTTCGCGGTCACGCCGCTTTTTAACGCGGGAATATCGCAGAAAACCAGCATTGTACGCGTCACAAAGGACATCAAGGCCGGAGATCAAATTACCAAGGACATGGTGCAGAGCGTTGAGGTGGGTGGCTATAACCTGCCGGAAAACGTGCTGAAAAACAAAGACAGCGTCATTGGAAAATATGCCGCCGCAGACCTGTCCGTCGGGGACTATCTCCTTCCCTCCAAGCTGTCCGATACGACATCTGCCGAGAACGCCTATCTCTACAGTCTGACCGGGGAAAAACAGGCCATCTCCATCTCGGTAAAGACCTTTGCGGACGGGCTTTCCGGCAAACTGATGGCCGGGGATATCGTCTCGGTGATCGCCCCGGATTACAAAAAGCAGGGCGCGGCCGTCATCCCTCCGGAGCTGCAATATGTGGAGGTTATCGCCGTTACCGCCAGCACTGGCTATGACACGGATACGGAAAGCAACGATGAAAAATCGTCCGGGCAATCGTCGGATGAGGAAAAGAGTTTGCCAAGCACGGTCACTCTTCTGGCCACTCCGGAGCAGAGCAAAATTCTCGCCATGCTGGAAGCGGATGGCACGATGCACCTGTCCCTCGTTTATCGCGGCGATAAGGAAAATGCCGACGAGTTCCTCAAGGCGCAGGACGACGCGCTGGCCAAGCTGTACCCGGAAGAATCAACAGGAGAAAAAACGGAAAGCGAGGCTTCTTCGGATACCGGCTCTTCCACTGCGGGACAGGGGGCCGATTAA
- a CDS encoding methionine gamma-lyase family protein gives MYPYFKIDEKIQSAAEQALQKAQPALARIDEVTDYNQQKMLAAFIECGVSESHFVASTGYGYGDRGRETLDAVYAKAFGAEDALVRHNFVSGTHALTVALFGVLRPGDTMLSVTGVPYDTLQSVVGLTGDGNGSLKEYDIHYQQVDLKKDGTPDYAAIEQAVRPGLKMVYVQRSRGYSLRPSLFVEDIEKIAEIAKRKAPDCVVMVDNCYGEFVQREEPVAHGADLMAGSLIKNPGGGVAPTGGYIAGRKDLVESCAYRLTTPGTGREIGCTLGNNRELFMGAFHAPHVTGEALKTAVFTAALFEELGYGVTPRWNEPRADIIQAVLLREKEALIAFCQGVQKGAPVDSFVVPEPWDMPGYDCPVIMAAGAFTLGASIELSADAPLRAPWAAWMQGGLNFHSGRLGAMLAAQSMLEKGIL, from the coding sequence ATTTATCCGTATTTTAAAATTGACGAAAAAATTCAGTCGGCAGCAGAACAGGCACTGCAAAAAGCGCAGCCCGCGCTGGCACGAATCGATGAAGTAACCGATTATAATCAGCAGAAAATGCTTGCCGCATTTATCGAGTGCGGCGTCAGCGAGAGCCATTTTGTTGCCAGTACCGGTTACGGATATGGCGACCGCGGCCGCGAAACACTGGATGCCGTTTATGCAAAAGCGTTCGGCGCCGAAGATGCGCTGGTGCGCCATAATTTCGTTTCCGGCACCCATGCCCTGACGGTTGCGCTGTTCGGTGTGCTGCGTCCCGGTGATACCATGCTGTCTGTGACCGGTGTTCCGTATGATACCCTGCAAAGCGTGGTTGGCCTGACCGGCGACGGCAACGGTTCCCTGAAGGAGTACGATATCCATTACCAACAGGTTGACCTGAAAAAAGACGGTACGCCGGATTACGCGGCTATCGAGCAGGCGGTGCGTCCGGGGCTGAAAATGGTGTACGTCCAGCGCAGCCGCGGGTACAGCCTGCGTCCGTCGCTGTTTGTAGAGGATATTGAGAAAATCGCGGAGATTGCAAAGCGCAAAGCGCCCGACTGCGTGGTCATGGTAGATAACTGCTACGGCGAGTTTGTGCAGCGGGAGGAGCCGGTTGCGCACGGCGCAGACCTCATGGCGGGTTCGCTGATTAAGAACCCCGGCGGCGGTGTGGCGCCAACCGGCGGTTATATCGCCGGCCGTAAGGATTTGGTGGAAAGCTGCGCTTACCGCCTGACCACCCCCGGCACCGGTCGAGAAATTGGCTGTACGCTTGGCAACAACCGGGAGCTGTTTATGGGCGCTTTCCACGCACCGCACGTTACCGGAGAAGCGCTCAAGACCGCCGTGTTTACCGCGGCACTCTTTGAGGAACTTGGCTATGGCGTAACGCCGCGGTGGAATGAGCCGCGCGCTGATATCATTCAGGCAGTTTTGCTGCGGGAAAAGGAAGCGCTGATTGCATTTTGCCAGGGCGTGCAGAAAGGCGCACCGGTAGATTCTTTTGTGGTGCCGGAACCTTGGGATATGCCCGGCTATGACTGTCCGGTCATTATGGCTGCAGGTGCGTTTACGCTGGGCGCTTCCATTGAACTGTCTGCGGATGCGCCGCTGCGTGCGCCTTGGGCCGCGTGGATGCAGGGCGGATTGAACTTTCATAGCGGGCGTTTAGGTGCGATGCTTGCCGCACAGTCGATGCTGGAAAAGGGAATTTTATAA
- a CDS encoding DNA adenine methylase, with product MNSFISWIGGKKALRKIIYRFFPKDYGRYIEVFGGGGWVLFGRKPKRGTMEVYNDFNSNLTNLFCCVKNRTWEFLRYLGFLPLNSRDEFRVLRKFIEKEEFTQEYLSEELELAQHNLSPPEFEDMRELMLENAKKSDVRRAAAFYKLIRYSYGSGCTSYSCQPCDVRKTFFLIWEASRRLTDTVVENKDFEALIRQYDRDNAFFYCDPPYYETEGHYAVVFRKSDHVRLRDTLKSCRGKWMVSYNDCEYIRNLYAGFYILSVTRLNNLAQRYDGGCEYPEVIITNYDPKERRNSEPMQLNLFNYENGDDEDEWYRADEMGQRPDL from the coding sequence ATCAACAGCTTCATCAGTTGGATCGGCGGCAAAAAAGCGCTGCGTAAAATTATCTACCGGTTTTTCCCCAAGGATTACGGCAGATACATTGAGGTGTTCGGCGGTGGCGGCTGGGTTTTGTTCGGCAGGAAACCGAAGCGCGGAACGATGGAAGTCTACAACGACTTCAATTCCAACCTGACCAATCTTTTCTGCTGCGTGAAAAACCGCACATGGGAATTTCTCCGATACCTTGGCTTCCTTCCCCTCAATTCAAGGGACGAGTTCCGCGTCCTGCGCAAATTCATCGAAAAGGAAGAATTCACGCAGGAGTATCTTTCGGAAGAATTGGAGCTGGCTCAGCATAATCTGTCCCCACCGGAGTTTGAGGATATGAGGGAGCTGATGCTGGAAAACGCGAAGAAAAGCGACGTGCGCCGCGCCGCCGCCTTTTACAAGCTCATCCGGTACAGCTACGGCAGCGGCTGCACATCCTACAGCTGTCAGCCGTGCGATGTCAGGAAAACCTTCTTTCTCATATGGGAGGCATCCCGCAGGCTTACGGACACGGTGGTGGAAAATAAAGACTTTGAGGCATTGATCCGGCAGTACGACCGGGACAATGCCTTTTTTTATTGCGATCCGCCCTATTACGAAACCGAGGGGCATTACGCGGTAGTGTTCCGCAAGTCCGACCATGTGCGGCTCCGGGATACGCTGAAAAGCTGCCGGGGCAAGTGGATGGTGTCCTACAACGACTGTGAGTACATCCGGAATCTCTACGCGGGATTCTATATTCTGTCCGTCACCCGCCTGAACAACCTTGCGCAGCGGTACGACGGCGGCTGCGAATATCCGGAAGTGATCATCACCAATTATGATCCCAAGGAGCGCCGGAATTCCGAGCCGATGCAGCTCAATCTTTTCAATTACGAGAATGGAGATGATGAGGACGAATGGTATCGAGCGGATGAGATGGGCCAAAGACCTGATCTTTGA